The following are from one region of the Pseudodesulfovibrio piezophilus C1TLV30 genome:
- a CDS encoding alkaline phosphatase family protein has protein sequence MSKTCVLLLLDGLGDRAQAQFQHQTPLQFAETPCLDRLASLSSTGLYHAGKLGQPLPSENAHFAMFGSPKEEFPGRGPLEALGAEIDLGENDVAMLAHFCSVLETLENQLTLKYDRICGTPEEIDSLYDAADHFEQDGISIRLHKTGGMFSVLTMHGEVSPFITDSNPMVDGRFISEIRPLTSHAADPKAIKTAKVLREYLRWAYRRLCKVDQNQLRIKQKLPPINGLVTQRAGILRDRSHIRDRYGLCGLSMASGFMYKGLASYLGMDFKQVRDTRDPGRDIAERLKIAADNVDNYNFIHVHTKAPDRAGHTKNPKSKVKVIEALDRGIAEGIDVLLKNEEVLLVVTADHSTPSSGGLVHSGEPVPVMFLGDGVRRDKVEAFDEISVAGGALSCLRGDEMMHMILNYLDLARLGGIHDSPYPQQFWPGDYDPFTVVPEPIVAESETNETASPAKEA, from the coding sequence GTGTCCAAAACCTGTGTACTCCTCCTTCTTGATGGCCTCGGCGACCGGGCTCAAGCCCAATTTCAACATCAGACCCCATTGCAATTTGCCGAAACCCCCTGCCTCGACAGGCTGGCTTCACTGTCCAGCACAGGACTCTACCATGCAGGAAAACTGGGGCAACCACTCCCCAGCGAAAATGCCCACTTTGCCATGTTCGGAAGTCCCAAGGAAGAATTCCCCGGCAGAGGACCACTTGAGGCTCTCGGAGCAGAAATAGACCTCGGTGAAAATGATGTCGCCATGCTTGCACATTTTTGCAGCGTCCTCGAGACCCTGGAGAACCAACTGACTCTCAAGTACGATCGTATTTGCGGAACCCCTGAGGAAATTGACTCCCTCTATGATGCGGCCGACCACTTCGAGCAGGATGGCATCTCCATCCGACTTCACAAAACCGGCGGCATGTTCAGCGTCTTGACCATGCACGGCGAGGTCAGTCCATTCATCACCGATTCCAACCCCATGGTCGACGGACGATTTATTTCCGAGATAAGGCCCCTTACCTCTCACGCCGCTGATCCCAAAGCCATAAAAACAGCCAAAGTACTGAGGGAATATCTCCGATGGGCGTATCGAAGACTCTGTAAAGTTGACCAAAATCAACTACGCATCAAGCAGAAACTCCCTCCGATCAACGGTTTGGTCACCCAACGAGCCGGGATATTGCGTGACCGATCCCATATCCGAGATAGGTACGGCCTGTGTGGACTCTCCATGGCAAGTGGATTCATGTACAAAGGCCTTGCGTCGTACCTCGGTATGGACTTCAAGCAGGTTCGAGACACACGAGATCCGGGACGAGATATCGCCGAACGCCTGAAAATAGCGGCCGACAATGTTGATAACTACAACTTCATCCACGTTCACACCAAAGCACCAGACCGGGCAGGACACACCAAAAACCCCAAATCAAAAGTCAAAGTCATCGAAGCGTTGGATCGGGGCATTGCCGAGGGCATTGACGTCCTGCTCAAAAACGAAGAGGTTCTTCTGGTCGTGACAGCTGACCATTCCACACCCAGCTCTGGTGGGCTTGTTCATTCGGGCGAACCGGTCCCGGTCATGTTCCTTGGAGACGGGGTCCGTCGAGATAAAGTTGAAGCTTTCGACGAAATCAGCGTGGCCGGAGGAGCGTTAAGCTGCCTGCGTGGAGATGAAATGATGCATATGATTCTCAACTACCTTGATCTGGCCCGTTTGGGTGGTATTCATGACTCTCCCTATCCACAACAATTCTGGCCCGGCGATTATGATCCCTTCACCGTTGTTCCCGAACCTATTGTGGCCGAATCCGAAACAAACGAAACGGCCTCTCCTGCGAAGGAGGCGTAA
- a CDS encoding PHP-associated domain-containing protein — translation MQIIRGHYLKMLIDIHVHSDNSSCSVMPASEIVARARSLGLDGVCITDHDTTAVLSQIQEGFQPDGLLVLVGMEYSTDEGDFLVYGDVESLVPGMDGRALLTSVIETGGAVVAAHPFRGWRPSDTGLFQSYPPSAIEVVNGRNTEAEDAQALELACHLALAHVSGSDAHRFDELGRFPTRFTCPISDRVDLVNALRQGMCRPGVLRSAALASAS, via the coding sequence ATGCAAATCATCCGTGGGCATTATTTGAAGATGCTGATAGATATTCATGTCCATTCGGATAACTCTTCCTGTAGCGTCATGCCCGCGTCGGAGATTGTGGCCCGAGCCAGAAGTCTTGGGCTGGACGGGGTCTGCATTACCGATCACGACACTACGGCCGTTTTGTCACAAATCCAGGAAGGTTTCCAGCCTGATGGTTTGCTGGTGCTGGTGGGGATGGAATATTCTACTGACGAGGGAGATTTCCTTGTTTATGGTGACGTGGAGTCTCTTGTTCCTGGTATGGATGGGCGTGCTTTGCTGACATCCGTGATTGAAACAGGAGGGGCAGTCGTCGCAGCGCATCCGTTTCGTGGGTGGCGTCCCTCGGACACCGGGCTTTTCCAGTCATATCCCCCCTCTGCCATTGAGGTTGTCAATGGCAGAAACACAGAGGCTGAAGATGCGCAGGCTCTTGAATTGGCATGTCACCTCGCTCTTGCTCACGTCTCAGGTTCCGATGCTCACCGATTTGACGAGTTGGGACGATTTCCAACTCGATTTACCTGCCCCATTTCCGATCGGGTTGATCTCGTGAACGCGCTCAGGCAAGGGATGTGTCGGCCTGGTGTTCTTCGGAGTGCTGCGCTCGCCTCGGCTTCCTAG
- a CDS encoding DnaJ C-terminal domain-containing protein has product MEYKDYYKLLGVSRSAPKDEIAKAFKKLARKYHPDLNPNNTEAEAKFKEINEAYEVLKDEKKRKLYDQFGSNWEHGQNFQPPPGYENMNYGGGGFSQGGFSQGGFSDFFETIFGGAGGGGGNFRGGFSQGGFGGEGFQQRPRRGADSEAMYELTLEEAYRGGNKSITLQEQVTGPDGYPRMTTKTLEVNVPAGIKDGQKIRLAGQGNPGMAGGPKGDLYLKIKIMPHTMFKVSDSDVVLDLNLAPWEAALGSLVRIPTLDGAVEMKIPPGIGSGKKLRIKGRGLGSGAKRGDQFVRIMIQVPDLLTPEERELWETLQEKSSFKPREF; this is encoded by the coding sequence ATGGAATACAAAGACTATTACAAGTTGCTCGGAGTCTCCCGGTCTGCTCCCAAGGACGAGATCGCCAAGGCATTCAAGAAGCTGGCCCGGAAGTACCATCCTGACCTCAATCCCAATAATACGGAAGCCGAGGCCAAGTTCAAGGAGATCAACGAAGCGTATGAAGTCCTCAAGGACGAGAAAAAACGCAAGTTGTATGATCAATTCGGCTCTAATTGGGAACACGGGCAGAATTTTCAACCTCCGCCAGGTTATGAAAACATGAACTACGGCGGCGGTGGGTTCTCTCAGGGCGGATTCTCCCAAGGTGGGTTTTCCGATTTTTTCGAAACCATTTTCGGCGGAGCCGGAGGTGGCGGCGGGAATTTTCGGGGTGGCTTTTCCCAAGGAGGATTCGGCGGCGAAGGGTTTCAGCAGCGTCCGCGTAGAGGGGCGGATTCCGAAGCCATGTATGAGCTGACCTTGGAAGAAGCATATCGGGGCGGCAATAAGTCCATCACCTTGCAGGAGCAGGTGACAGGCCCGGACGGATATCCGCGCATGACTACCAAGACGTTGGAAGTCAATGTCCCTGCCGGTATCAAGGACGGGCAGAAAATTCGTTTGGCAGGGCAGGGAAATCCCGGCATGGCCGGTGGTCCCAAGGGTGACCTTTATCTAAAAATAAAGATCATGCCTCACACAATGTTCAAGGTCTCTGATTCTGATGTTGTGCTCGATCTGAATCTGGCTCCATGGGAAGCCGCTCTCGGTTCTCTGGTACGTATCCCGACTCTGGATGGTGCTGTCGAGATGAAAATCCCGCCGGGCATCGGTTCAGGCAAGAAGCTCCGCATCAAGGGACGGGGATTGGGAAGTGGGGCCAAGCGCGGCGACCAGTTTGTCAGGATAATGATTCAGGTTCCTGATCTTCTCACGCCAGAGGAAAGGGAACTGTGGGAGACGTTGCAGGAAAAATCATCCTTCAAGCCGAGAGAGTTCTAG
- a CDS encoding chaperone modulator CbpM, which yields MPNKRLREMMMQLPGLNLPERSEYVAWAQLVELTSIQPGDMAELIELGWINPKKTRAEEYLFRLRDVYRIHKLMRLVNDLEMSFDSGSIVVDLLDRVEELEKEVEELKRLV from the coding sequence ATGCCAAACAAGCGACTGAGAGAGATGATGATGCAGTTGCCCGGCCTCAATCTGCCGGAGAGGTCGGAATATGTTGCCTGGGCACAACTGGTGGAGTTGACCTCAATTCAGCCGGGCGACATGGCTGAATTGATCGAGCTTGGCTGGATCAATCCGAAAAAGACCAGGGCCGAGGAATATCTGTTCCGGTTGCGGGATGTGTATCGTATTCACAAGCTCATGCGCCTGGTCAACGATCTCGAAATGTCCTTTGACAGTGGTTCCATTGTTGTGGATCTGCTCGACCGGGTGGAAGAATTGGAAAAGGAAGTGGAAGAGCTGAAGCGACTTGTCTAA
- the clpB gene encoding ATP-dependent chaperone ClpB — MDPNTFTKKTQDAISEAQNLAIRSGHQQIDCEHLMRALVAQEQGLVPQILRKLGIAPDSYLGAVDSEISKLPKVSGPGARPDQIVVTPRLQSVLVAADDQAKRMKDEFVSVEHVLLGLMDESQSTGIGRVNKQFNLSKDKVLSALTEVRGKQRVTSDNPEATYDSLKKYGRDLVEEARSGKLDPVIGRDSEIRRVIRILSRRTKNNPVLIGEAGVGKTAIAEGLAQRIVAGDVPEGLKDKTVFSLDMSALIAGAKYRGEFEERLKAVLKEVQESAGQIVMFIDELHTIVGAGKTDGAMDAGNILKPMLARGELHCIGATTTDEYRKYIEKDPALERRFQTVTVAEPSVEDTISILRGLRERFEVHHGVRISDGAVVEAAILSHRYIPDRQLPDKAIDLIDEAAALIRTEIDSQPYELDKANRQIMQLEIEREALKRETDDASKGRLIKLEKDLVNLKEKQAALLTQWENEKGGIERLRSLKGEIEATRREIDEVKRVHDYNRAAELEYGVLAGLEKDLKARNEALESGDTPRMVKEEVGPDDVAQVIARWTGIPVSRLMEGEREKLLKLADVLHERVIGQDQAVQAVADAVLRARAGLKNPSRPIGSFIFLGPTGVGKTELCKTLAASLFDSEDNIVRIDMSEYMEKHTVARLIGAPPGYVGYDEGGQLTEAVRRKPYSVVLFDEIEKAHHDVFNVLLQILDDGRLTDSHGRTVDFKNTIVIMTSNLGAELMLDGIDDQGEFKEGVAEQVMDVLRLHFRPEFLNRVDESVLFRPLRTEQLIKIIDLLIAGLRGRLEDRKISLTLTDKAKAFIAQSAYDPNFGARPLHRYLQTRLETPLAKLIIGGELLEGAEVVVDERDGTLVFD, encoded by the coding sequence ATGGATCCGAATACATTTACCAAGAAAACCCAGGATGCCATTTCAGAGGCGCAGAATCTCGCCATTCGAAGTGGTCATCAACAGATAGATTGCGAACACCTGATGCGGGCACTTGTTGCTCAGGAACAAGGATTGGTCCCGCAGATATTACGCAAACTCGGCATTGCGCCGGATTCCTATCTTGGAGCAGTCGATTCCGAGATTTCAAAGCTGCCTAAGGTCTCCGGGCCTGGCGCACGTCCTGATCAGATAGTTGTGACCCCGCGCCTGCAATCCGTACTCGTGGCGGCTGATGACCAGGCAAAGCGCATGAAAGATGAATTCGTCTCCGTGGAGCATGTCCTCCTCGGCCTCATGGACGAATCACAGTCCACGGGTATCGGTCGAGTTAACAAGCAGTTCAATCTGAGCAAGGACAAGGTGCTTTCTGCCTTGACCGAAGTTCGGGGAAAACAGCGGGTCACTTCAGACAATCCTGAGGCTACATATGATTCACTCAAAAAATACGGTCGGGATCTGGTTGAAGAGGCGCGATCCGGCAAGCTCGATCCGGTCATTGGTCGGGACAGTGAAATCCGCCGCGTCATTCGAATCCTGTCACGCCGTACCAAAAACAATCCCGTCCTGATTGGCGAAGCTGGAGTTGGCAAAACCGCCATTGCCGAGGGGTTGGCCCAACGCATCGTTGCCGGAGATGTCCCTGAAGGGCTCAAGGACAAGACTGTTTTCAGTTTGGATATGAGCGCGCTTATTGCCGGGGCCAAGTATCGTGGTGAATTTGAGGAGCGGTTGAAAGCCGTGCTCAAGGAGGTGCAGGAATCCGCCGGGCAGATTGTCATGTTTATCGATGAACTGCATACCATCGTCGGTGCGGGAAAAACAGACGGGGCCATGGATGCCGGTAATATTCTCAAGCCGATGTTGGCACGAGGAGAATTGCACTGCATTGGGGCCACCACCACTGATGAATACCGCAAGTACATCGAAAAAGATCCGGCGCTTGAACGTCGTTTTCAGACTGTTACAGTGGCTGAACCGAGCGTGGAGGATACCATTTCCATTTTGCGCGGATTGCGTGAGCGATTTGAAGTCCATCACGGTGTGCGTATTTCGGATGGAGCGGTGGTTGAAGCGGCGATCCTGTCACATCGATACATTCCAGATCGACAATTGCCTGATAAGGCCATCGACCTCATTGACGAAGCCGCAGCCTTGATCAGGACAGAGATTGATTCCCAGCCTTATGAATTGGACAAGGCCAATCGACAGATCATGCAGCTTGAGATTGAGCGGGAAGCGCTGAAGCGTGAGACTGATGATGCTTCCAAAGGGCGGCTGATTAAGTTGGAAAAAGACCTTGTCAACCTGAAGGAAAAGCAGGCGGCCTTGCTTACCCAATGGGAGAATGAAAAAGGTGGTATCGAACGGCTGCGGTCTCTCAAGGGAGAAATCGAAGCGACCCGGCGGGAAATAGATGAAGTCAAACGGGTGCATGACTACAATCGGGCAGCGGAATTGGAATATGGTGTACTTGCAGGATTGGAGAAAGACCTCAAGGCTCGCAACGAAGCTCTGGAATCAGGAGATACTCCTCGTATGGTCAAAGAGGAAGTCGGCCCTGATGATGTGGCGCAAGTCATTGCACGTTGGACTGGAATTCCTGTTTCCAGACTTATGGAAGGAGAACGGGAAAAACTGTTGAAATTGGCTGATGTCCTTCATGAGCGGGTCATCGGGCAGGATCAGGCGGTCCAGGCTGTGGCCGATGCCGTGCTCCGTGCTCGTGCAGGTCTCAAGAACCCATCGAGGCCTATTGGTTCTTTCATCTTTCTTGGTCCCACAGGTGTGGGCAAAACCGAGTTGTGCAAGACCTTGGCAGCCAGTCTCTTTGATTCCGAGGATAATATTGTCCGCATTGATATGTCGGAGTACATGGAAAAACATACCGTGGCCCGATTGATCGGCGCGCCTCCCGGTTACGTCGGATACGACGAGGGAGGACAGTTGACCGAAGCTGTCAGGAGGAAGCCGTATTCGGTCGTTCTGTTTGACGAGATAGAGAAAGCGCACCATGACGTTTTCAATGTGTTACTTCAAATTCTTGATGACGGCCGCCTGACGGATTCTCATGGACGGACAGTTGATTTCAAAAACACCATCGTCATCATGACAAGCAACCTCGGGGCGGAGTTGATGCTCGATGGCATTGACGATCAGGGTGAGTTCAAAGAGGGGGTTGCAGAGCAGGTGATGGACGTACTTCGTCTGCATTTTCGCCCGGAATTCCTCAATCGTGTCGATGAAAGTGTTCTGTTCAGGCCACTGCGGACAGAGCAATTGATCAAGATTATTGATTTGCTTATTGCCGGGCTGCGTGGACGGCTCGAGGATCGCAAGATCAGTCTGACACTTACGGACAAGGCAAAGGCATTCATTGCTCAATCAGCCTATGACCCGAACTTTGGCGCGCGTCCGCTGCATCGGTATCTTCAAACCCGCCTTGAAACGCCACTTGCCAAGTTGATTATTGGTGGAGAATTGCTGGAAGGGGCCGAAGTGGTTGTCGATGAACGAGATGGAACTCTTGTCTTTGATTAA